A genomic window from Anticarsia gemmatalis isolate Benzon Research Colony breed Stoneville strain chromosome 22, ilAntGemm2 primary, whole genome shotgun sequence includes:
- the LOC142982508 gene encoding uridine 5'-monophosphate synthase-like isoform X2 encodes MLSLEELAVRLFDAGAVRLGDIEAKIGRRTPIYFDLRVVVSHPQIMIAVAQRLQKLAREINHDLLCGVPYAALPLAAVMSVNTNTPMIMKRKETKLYATKKMLEGVYEKNQNCLVVEDVVTSGGSLLETVDTLRSEGLIVSHAVVVLDRDQGGAAVLKENGIVLKPLYTMTGLLKMLNDAGKINDETVEIILEHIKESQFCSGMKDNLEVM; translated from the exons ATGTTATCACTGGAAGAGCTAGCGGTGCGCCTGTTCGACGCGGGCGCAGTGAGGCTCGGAGACATTGAAGCCAAGATCGGCAGACGCACACCCATCTACTTCGACCTCCGGGTAGTCGTCTCACACCCACAGATCATG ATAGCGGTGGCTCAGCGGCTACAGAAGTTGGCGCGAGAGATAAATCATGACTTGCTGTGTGGCGTGCCGTACGCCGCCCTGCCGTTAGCGGCCGTCATGTCTGTCAACACCAACACACCCATGATCATGAAGAGGAAGGAAACTAAACTATATGCAACTAAAAAAATGCTCGAAGGCGTCTACGAGAAGAATCAAAACTGCTTAGTTGTAGAGGACGTAGTGACATCTGGTGGTAGCTTACTGGAAACTGTTGATACTTTACGCTCCGAAGGTTTGATTGTCTCGCATGCCGTAGTAGTTCTCGATCGCGACCAAGGTGGCGCTGCCGTACTCAAAGAAAATGGAATCGTTCTAAAACCATTGTACACGATGACCGGTctattgaaaatgttaaatgATGCCGGTAAGATTAATGATGAAACTGTAGAAATTATATTAGAGCATATAAAAGAAAGCCAGTTTTGTAGCGGTATGAAGGATAATTTGGAAGTAATGTAG
- the LOC142982508 gene encoding uridine 5'-monophosphate synthase-like isoform X1 gives MVLEKSMLSLEELAVRLFDAGAVRLGDIEAKIGRRTPIYFDLRVVVSHPQIMIAVAQRLQKLAREINHDLLCGVPYAALPLAAVMSVNTNTPMIMKRKETKLYATKKMLEGVYEKNQNCLVVEDVVTSGGSLLETVDTLRSEGLIVSHAVVVLDRDQGGAAVLKENGIVLKPLYTMTGLLKMLNDAGKINDETVEIILEHIKESQFCSGMKDNLEVM, from the exons ATGGTACTCGAAAAA aGTATGTTATCACTGGAAGAGCTAGCGGTGCGCCTGTTCGACGCGGGCGCAGTGAGGCTCGGAGACATTGAAGCCAAGATCGGCAGACGCACACCCATCTACTTCGACCTCCGGGTAGTCGTCTCACACCCACAGATCATG ATAGCGGTGGCTCAGCGGCTACAGAAGTTGGCGCGAGAGATAAATCATGACTTGCTGTGTGGCGTGCCGTACGCCGCCCTGCCGTTAGCGGCCGTCATGTCTGTCAACACCAACACACCCATGATCATGAAGAGGAAGGAAACTAAACTATATGCAACTAAAAAAATGCTCGAAGGCGTCTACGAGAAGAATCAAAACTGCTTAGTTGTAGAGGACGTAGTGACATCTGGTGGTAGCTTACTGGAAACTGTTGATACTTTACGCTCCGAAGGTTTGATTGTCTCGCATGCCGTAGTAGTTCTCGATCGCGACCAAGGTGGCGCTGCCGTACTCAAAGAAAATGGAATCGTTCTAAAACCATTGTACACGATGACCGGTctattgaaaatgttaaatgATGCCGGTAAGATTAATGATGAAACTGTAGAAATTATATTAGAGCATATAAAAGAAAGCCAGTTTTGTAGCGGTATGAAGGATAATTTGGAAGTAATGTAG